A genomic region of Pelodiscus sinensis isolate JC-2024 chromosome 1, ASM4963464v1, whole genome shotgun sequence contains the following coding sequences:
- the SERTM1 gene encoding serine-rich and transmembrane domain-containing protein 1, with product MSKLDPSSGLVGNMENGTFLELYPTSLSTSVDSSSGRLSNVYVYVSIFLSLLAFLLLLLIIALQRLKNIISSSASYPEYTSDAGSSFTNLEVCSISSQRSAFSNLSS from the coding sequence ATGTCAAAACTTGATCCTTCATCTGGATTAGTAGGAAACATGGAAAATGGGACTTTTCTGGAGCTATATCCCACATCCCTGTCAACTTCAGTGGATTCCTCATCGGGCCGCTTATCAAATGTCTATGTCTATGTATCTATATTTCTCAGTCTCTTAGCATTTCTTCTTTTGCTATTAATCATTGCACTTCAGAGGCTGAAAAACATAATCTCTTCCAGTGCCTCCTACCCAGAATACACTAGTGACGCCGGAAGTTCTTTCACTAATTTAGAAGTTTGTAGTATTTCTTCCCAGCGATCTGCTTTCTCAAACCTTTCTTCATGA